A genomic region of Leeia speluncae contains the following coding sequences:
- a CDS encoding succinylglutamate desuccinylase/aspartoacylase family protein: protein MKTQTHALISPALGTQREVISYHFGNEGQGKKVYIQSSLHADELPGMLTAWQLRQQLTALEAEGKLIGEVVLVPVCNPIGLNQRLQNAFLGRFELGSGENFNRNYPDITEELIAAVDGQLSQNAEENVRLIRQTAKAILKARQSVNELDSLRTTLLGLLIDADVFLDLHCDWEAALHLYTGTSVWPTVEPLARYLGAYASLLSLECGGAPIDDASFQIWWKLREHFGDQFPIPDATACVTVELRGQSDITHELAKQDADNLIAYLTWLGVVGGDVPPQPDLIYPATPLAGTAPVKAPVSGVIVHRSEVGQFVKAGEPLMDIVNPHHDEVTTLYAPVDGVLYQRHFVRFAHTGMDIARIAGSEATRSGKLLGA, encoded by the coding sequence ATGAAGACACAAACTCACGCTTTGATTTCTCCTGCGTTAGGGACGCAAAGAGAAGTGATCAGCTATCACTTTGGTAATGAGGGGCAAGGTAAGAAAGTTTATATCCAATCTTCATTGCATGCTGACGAATTGCCTGGAATGCTGACAGCTTGGCAACTCAGACAACAACTTACCGCACTAGAGGCGGAAGGGAAGTTAATTGGCGAAGTGGTGTTAGTACCTGTCTGTAACCCAATTGGTTTAAATCAGCGTTTGCAAAATGCGTTTCTAGGCCGGTTTGAGTTAGGTAGCGGGGAAAATTTTAACCGTAACTATCCTGATATTACTGAAGAACTGATTGCAGCAGTAGATGGCCAATTAAGCCAAAATGCAGAAGAAAATGTTCGTTTAATTAGACAGACGGCAAAGGCGATTTTAAAGGCTCGCCAATCGGTTAACGAACTGGACTCTCTTCGCACAACGCTACTAGGGTTGTTGATTGATGCAGATGTATTTTTAGATTTGCATTGTGATTGGGAAGCTGCTCTACATTTATATACCGGCACGTCGGTTTGGCCAACGGTGGAGCCATTGGCAAGGTATTTAGGTGCGTATGCGTCATTACTCTCATTAGAGTGTGGCGGGGCGCCAATTGATGATGCTTCTTTCCAGATTTGGTGGAAGTTGCGCGAACATTTTGGTGACCAATTTCCGATCCCAGATGCGACTGCCTGCGTAACCGTAGAGTTGCGTGGCCAATCGGACATTACGCATGAACTTGCAAAGCAAGATGCGGACAATTTGATTGCGTATTTAACTTGGTTAGGGGTTGTTGGGGGCGATGTCCCACCACAACCGGATTTAATTTATCCAGCCACACCACTTGCAGGCACCGCCCCTGTGAAAGCGCCTGTGTCAGGTGTGATTGTCCACCGCTCTGAAGTGGGGCAATTTGTGAAAGCTGGCGAGCCATTAATGGATATTGTGAATCCGCATCACGATGAAGTGACGACACTTTATGCGCCTGTCGATGGCGTATTGTATCAACGTCATTTTGTCCGTTTTGCACATACAGGCATGGATATCGCCCGGATTGCAGGCAGTGAAGCAACTAGAAGTGGCAAGTTATTAGGTGCTTAA
- a CDS encoding succinylglutamate desuccinylase/aspartoacylase family protein gives MRVCYHPLISPGLGVAREITSYHFGLAGSGKKVYIQSSLHADELPGMLVSWQLRQTLAQLEAQGLIIGEVVLVPVANPIGLSQQVLRQSMGRYDLDSGEDFNRGFEDLSRSLIDVVKDRLTQSEAQNLQVIREAAKQILAKQTPEDELSSARNILLSLLIDADVVLDLHCDWESVVHLYANTDGWQTLAPLARYLESQVSLLAESSGGMPIDDSVLVLWSALKEAFGDQYPIPNGVACATIEHRGQRDTSYAYADKDAKAIVSYMVWLGVIKGEAPSMPDLPNPATPLAGSLPVKAVSSGVIVHLVAVGSQVKKNQALMEVIDPHKSEVSTLYSPVDGVLYQRHFQRLAYPGMAIAYIAGVDAVRSGNLLIE, from the coding sequence ATGAGAGTCTGCTATCATCCGTTGATTTCTCCAGGTTTAGGTGTTGCTAGAGAAATTACTAGCTATCACTTTGGTTTGGCAGGGAGTGGTAAGAAGGTTTATATCCAATCTTCTCTCCATGCGGATGAATTACCGGGGATGTTGGTCAGTTGGCAGCTTAGACAAACACTAGCCCAACTAGAAGCTCAGGGTCTTATCATTGGTGAAGTGGTGCTGGTACCGGTTGCCAATCCAATTGGGCTTTCGCAGCAAGTACTCAGACAATCAATGGGTCGGTATGACTTAGATAGTGGCGAAGATTTTAACCGAGGCTTTGAGGATCTATCTAGATCATTAATCGATGTTGTAAAAGATCGTCTGACGCAGAGTGAAGCGCAAAACTTGCAAGTCATCAGAGAGGCCGCAAAGCAAATTTTGGCAAAGCAAACGCCTGAAGATGAGTTGAGTTCTGCTAGAAACATACTGCTTTCGTTGTTGATTGATGCAGATGTTGTGCTCGACTTGCATTGCGATTGGGAGTCCGTTGTTCATCTGTATGCAAATACAGATGGTTGGCAAACGTTAGCGCCGCTAGCAAGATATTTAGAAAGCCAAGTTTCATTATTAGCTGAGTCCTCGGGTGGGATGCCTATAGATGATTCTGTTCTCGTATTGTGGTCCGCATTAAAAGAAGCATTTGGCGATCAGTATCCGATCCCGAATGGCGTCGCTTGTGCAACGATTGAACACAGAGGACAGCGCGATACTAGTTATGCTTATGCAGATAAAGATGCAAAAGCTATCGTGTCGTATATGGTTTGGTTGGGTGTTATTAAGGGGGAAGCTCCCTCAATGCCTGATTTACCTAATCCTGCCACACCATTGGCTGGGTCGTTGCCAGTAAAGGCCGTTAGTTCTGGTGTGATTGTGCATTTGGTGGCCGTTGGTTCGCAGGTGAAAAAGAATCAGGCATTAATGGAAGTGATAGATCCTCATAAGAGTGAGGTTTCTACATTGTATAGTCCTGTGGATGGGGTGCTATATCAACGTCACTTTCAACGGTTGGCATACCCTGGAATGGCGATAGCTTATATTGCTGGAGTGGATGCCGTACGTTCAGGTAATTTATTGATTGAATAG
- a CDS encoding ABC transporter permease gives MMSGIWDIIDNYWKAYLWTDGYKFSGLLITLWLLALSVFFGFLLSIPLSVARVSSNKWVSKPVWLYTYIFRGTPLYVQLLLIYSGLYSLEMVKNTEALNTFFRDGFNCTIVAFVLNTCAYTTEIFAGAIKATPYGEIEAARAYGMSRFTAYRRIILPSALRRALPAYSNEVIFMLHSTPIAFTATVPDLLKVARDANAATYKSFEAFGLAALVYLCVTFTLVWMFRKAENRWLSYLQPRKSH, from the coding sequence ATGATGAGCGGAATCTGGGACATTATTGATAACTACTGGAAAGCTTACCTCTGGACTGACGGTTATAAGTTTTCTGGCTTATTGATTACCTTGTGGTTATTGGCACTATCGGTGTTTTTTGGATTCTTGTTGTCGATTCCATTATCGGTCGCCCGTGTGTCTAGTAATAAGTGGGTTTCAAAGCCTGTTTGGTTGTATACGTATATCTTCCGAGGTACGCCGCTATATGTTCAGCTGCTACTCATTTACTCTGGCTTGTATAGCCTTGAAATGGTGAAAAATACCGAGGCGCTAAACACCTTTTTCCGTGATGGCTTTAACTGTACGATTGTAGCGTTTGTATTAAATACATGTGCCTATACCACAGAGATTTTTGCTGGGGCAATTAAAGCAACGCCGTATGGTGAAATTGAAGCGGCGAGAGCGTATGGGATGTCTCGTTTCACCGCGTACCGCCGTATTATTTTACCTTCAGCACTAAGAAGAGCATTGCCTGCGTACAGCAACGAAGTCATCTTTATGTTGCATTCGACACCAATCGCCTTTACTGCCACGGTTCCTGACTTATTAAAAGTGGCTAGAGACGCGAATGCGGCGACTTATAAATCGTTTGAAGCATTTGGTTTGGCTGCACTGGTGTATTTGTGCGTGACATTCACCTTGGTGTGGATGTTTAGAAAAGCGGAAAACCGTTGGTTGTCTTATTTACAGCCGAGAAAAAGTCACTAA
- a CDS encoding ABC transporter permease, whose amino-acid sequence MFFYGYGPLLWQGTKLTIVLALFSMLVAFVIGLIGAGAKLSQNRALRWVATSYTTIIRGIPDLVLMLLLFYSGQIWLNELTEWMGMEQITIDPFMAGVITIGFIYGAYFTETFRGAFLSVPKGQLEAGQAFGMSSWQVFHRVLFPQMMRFALPGIGNNWQVLLKSTALVSIIGLADVVKLASDAGKATFNMFFFTLVAGGIYLILTTLSNFILMRLERKYSAGVRGAEL is encoded by the coding sequence ATGTTTTTTTATGGATATGGTCCATTGCTTTGGCAAGGGACAAAATTGACTATCGTACTTGCATTGTTTTCAATGCTGGTGGCGTTTGTTATCGGCCTCATTGGTGCAGGAGCAAAGCTTTCGCAAAACCGCGCACTACGCTGGGTAGCGACAAGCTATACAACGATCATCCGTGGGATACCGGATTTAGTGTTGATGCTGTTGCTTTTTTATAGCGGCCAAATCTGGTTGAACGAATTAACTGAATGGATGGGCATGGAGCAAATTACCATCGATCCATTCATGGCTGGGGTGATCACCATTGGGTTCATCTATGGCGCGTATTTTACCGAAACGTTCCGTGGGGCTTTTCTATCCGTCCCCAAAGGGCAGCTAGAAGCAGGGCAAGCGTTTGGGATGAGTAGCTGGCAAGTATTTCATCGTGTGTTATTTCCTCAGATGATGCGTTTTGCATTGCCAGGCATTGGAAATAACTGGCAGGTATTATTAAAAAGTACCGCGCTTGTCTCCATTATTGGTCTTGCAGATGTCGTGAAGCTGGCTTCTGACGCTGGCAAAGCAACTTTTAATATGTTCTTTTTCACGTTAGTTGCAGGTGGTATTTACCTCATTCTAACTACGCTATCTAATTTTATCTTAATGCGCTTGGAACGTAAGTATTCCGCAGGGGTTAGAGGAGCAGAACTATGA
- a CDS encoding ABC transporter substrate-binding protein: MKKVLLAVSIAAMTFSGLASAKDWKEIRFGVDASYAPFEAKGPDGKLVGFDIDIGSELCKRLKAKCVWVENDFDGMIPALMAKKFDGILSSMSITEKRKEKIDFTNKIFNTPVRMIAKSGSKLMPTAASLKGKRVGVEQGTIQEDYAKQKWQAAGVEVVPYQNQDLVLADLVAGRIDAALQDAVMAEEGFLKKPQGKGFSFAGPAVEDEKIFGVGAGIGLRKEDKDLKDALNKAFAEMRKDGTYNKIQKKYFTFDVYGK; this comes from the coding sequence ATGAAGAAAGTCTTATTAGCTGTTTCTATCGCTGCAATGACATTCTCTGGTTTAGCTTCTGCAAAAGACTGGAAAGAAATCCGCTTTGGAGTGGATGCAAGCTATGCTCCATTTGAAGCAAAAGGCCCAGATGGCAAACTGGTTGGTTTTGATATCGATATTGGTTCAGAACTTTGCAAACGCCTAAAAGCGAAATGTGTTTGGGTAGAAAATGACTTTGACGGCATGATTCCTGCGCTAATGGCGAAGAAATTTGATGGCATCTTGTCTTCTATGTCAATTACCGAAAAGCGTAAAGAGAAGATTGATTTCACCAATAAGATTTTCAATACGCCAGTTCGTATGATTGCAAAATCAGGCTCTAAACTAATGCCAACAGCAGCCTCTTTAAAAGGTAAGCGTGTTGGTGTAGAGCAAGGCACCATTCAAGAAGACTACGCGAAGCAAAAATGGCAAGCAGCTGGTGTAGAAGTGGTTCCTTACCAAAACCAAGATCTAGTATTGGCTGATTTAGTTGCTGGACGTATTGATGCAGCATTGCAAGACGCAGTAATGGCTGAAGAAGGTTTCTTGAAAAAACCTCAAGGTAAAGGTTTCAGTTTTGCAGGCCCAGCAGTTGAAGATGAAAAAATCTTCGGGGTTGGCGCTGGAATTGGTCTTCGTAAAGAAGATAAAGACCTTAAAGATGCTTTGAACAAAGCATTTGCCGAGATGCGTAAAGATGGTACTTACAACAAGATTCAAAAGAAATATTTCACTTTTGATGTTTACGGTAAGTAA
- a CDS encoding NAD-glutamate dehydrogenase, which translates to MTNPPLSEISSVIEETLVIARSKQPANQIQPIEQFISAYYEDGSADDLGALTAVDRFGAAMSHLQLAQQRVLGEANIRIYSPEFDVHGWQSTHTVIEIVNDDMPFLVDSVTMALYSRGIGLHLLVHPVLSVERDSKGKLLSAADASGKKLHRESFIHIQIDRQSDKAVLESLKQAIEQVLQDIRAAVTDESAIREKLHEAIDSLKSAPAQAGDIEEFKAFLNWIDNNRFVLLGYIDYQAKNGKATEITAVEGSGLGVLREGQHPNYANCLQGIPGDLTELKKRPEALTIVKADANSTIHRLGHLDFIGVKRYDSKGNVVGDRCFVGLYTATAYHTSPRDIPVLRQKVSHVLSACDFVENSHKEKTLLNILETYPRDELFEISHETLLSHALGIVGLQERPRVRVFLRADRFNRYVSAIVFLPRDAFNTDVRLKMNSILLNLLQGESSEFNVTLSESSLARIHYNIRLTANQIAQIDTAEIEREIAQAVRGWRDDLQHSLLEQFGEERGNALFRKYGDGFPAAYREEFLPRSAMSDIEKMDALSSDNNLAMKLYAPLGPDGSDQHFKLFRLNQSIGLSSALPMLENLGVTVLDEHPYRIEITDHEIISISDYGLEIANTDAKDALQHNPSTRAAFQELFDKVFHKVCENDGFNRLTLLAGLNWRQISVVRAYAKYLRQAGMTFSQQYVEQCLAHYPNIVRKLVSLFEFRLSPTENNETLATNTEADIRQALNEVANIDEDRILNGFLTLILATRRTNFWQTNAAGDFKPYLSFKLESSKIPFLPDPKPLFEIWVYSPRVEGVHLRGAKVARGGLRWSDRMEDFRTEVLGLVKAQMVKNAVIVPMGSKGGFVCKYLPPISDREAWLAEGIACYKTFISGLLDITDNIVAGNIVPPANVHRLDPDDPYLVVAADKGTATFSDIANSISAEYGFWLGDAFASGGSAGYDHKGMGITAKGAWESVKRHFRHIGLNTQTTDFTVIGIGDMSGDVFGNGMLLSRHIRLIAAFDHRHIFLDPNPNAESTFVERERLFKLPRSSWEDYNKELISKGGGIHPRNAKSITLTPEVKEWLGVTADQLTPNELIHLILKAPADLLYNGGIGTYVKASTQSHAEASDRASDAIRVNGNDLRVKVLAEGGNLGCTQLGRIEFALNGGRICTDAIDNSAGVDCSDHEVNIKILLGQIVANGDMTLKQRNVLLAEMTDEVGHLVLANNYLQTQVIAVGQQIAPSMLNTHARFIQHLENTGQMNRRLEFLPDEAKFNERRQAKRGLTPPEVAVLVAYSKIELYQQLLESDLPDQGDFGSLLVEYFPQPLQSRFKEEMGKHVLRREIISNQLANEIVNRMGSTFVFRLQEESAVSTADIVRAWRAASEIYGARTLWQSIEGLDNQVSAQVQADMMLQVRTLIERATRWLLRNRRPITPVNDIIAAYQANVSLLLGKISQLVPAAEYPNIAKREQQLVEAMVPADLAGAIARMDELVALFDVIELSEQNGMGLDEVAINYFALGRALQLDWLRQVITRLPRDNRWQSLARTALRDDLYRQHRALLGRALSETQEVTEQPQVSAWLQKNERAVSICQQMFGELQSYDQLDLAMLSAGMRELHNHLMV; encoded by the coding sequence ATGACTAATCCCCCCCTATCAGAGATCTCTTCGGTAATTGAAGAGACGTTGGTGATCGCCCGTAGCAAACAGCCAGCCAATCAAATTCAACCCATCGAGCAATTCATTAGTGCCTACTATGAAGACGGTTCAGCGGATGATTTAGGCGCGTTAACTGCCGTAGATCGTTTTGGCGCTGCAATGAGCCACCTTCAATTGGCGCAGCAACGTGTGCTGGGTGAAGCAAATATTAGAATCTATAGCCCAGAATTTGATGTGCACGGCTGGCAATCCACCCATACCGTCATCGAGATTGTGAATGATGATATGCCTTTCCTTGTGGACTCAGTCACCATGGCCTTGTATTCACGCGGAATCGGCCTACATTTACTAGTTCACCCAGTGCTGTCTGTAGAGCGTGATAGCAAAGGCAAACTATTATCTGCAGCGGATGCGTCTGGCAAAAAACTGCACCGCGAGTCTTTCATTCATATTCAGATTGATCGTCAATCAGACAAAGCCGTTCTAGAAAGTCTGAAACAAGCAATTGAACAAGTATTACAAGACATTCGTGCAGCCGTTACAGACGAATCCGCCATTCGTGAAAAACTGCACGAAGCAATCGACTCACTCAAGTCTGCACCGGCTCAAGCAGGTGATATTGAAGAATTCAAGGCATTTCTAAATTGGATTGATAACAACCGTTTTGTTTTACTTGGTTACATTGATTATCAAGCAAAAAATGGTAAGGCAACTGAAATCACCGCCGTTGAAGGTAGTGGACTTGGTGTTTTAAGAGAAGGCCAGCACCCAAATTACGCAAATTGCCTGCAAGGTATTCCAGGCGATCTAACCGAACTTAAAAAACGCCCAGAAGCGCTCACCATTGTTAAAGCGGATGCGAACTCAACCATCCACCGACTCGGTCACTTAGACTTTATTGGTGTGAAACGCTATGACAGCAAAGGTAACGTGGTTGGTGATCGTTGTTTTGTCGGCTTATACACCGCAACGGCTTATCACACCTCACCAAGAGATATCCCGGTATTACGCCAAAAAGTTAGCCACGTCTTATCTGCTTGCGACTTTGTAGAAAACTCTCACAAAGAGAAAACACTACTAAATATCTTAGAAACGTACCCTCGTGATGAACTATTTGAAATCTCTCACGAAACCTTACTCTCCCACGCACTAGGTATCGTAGGCCTACAAGAGCGTCCTCGTGTCCGTGTATTCTTGCGTGCCGATCGCTTCAACCGCTATGTTTCTGCGATTGTTTTCTTGCCAAGAGATGCATTTAATACGGATGTGCGTTTGAAAATGAACAGCATCTTGTTGAATCTGCTACAAGGTGAAAGTAGTGAGTTCAACGTGACGCTTTCAGAAAGCAGCCTCGCAAGAATTCACTACAACATTCGTTTAACTGCGAATCAGATTGCTCAAATTGATACGGCAGAAATCGAACGCGAAATTGCTCAGGCAGTTCGCGGCTGGAGAGATGATCTACAGCACTCTTTACTAGAACAATTTGGTGAAGAACGCGGTAACGCACTATTCCGCAAATATGGCGATGGTTTCCCTGCGGCCTATAGAGAAGAGTTCCTACCTAGAAGTGCAATGTCTGACATCGAAAAAATGGATGCATTGTCTTCAGACAACAACCTAGCGATGAAGTTATATGCACCATTAGGGCCTGATGGCAGTGATCAACACTTCAAACTTTTCCGTCTAAACCAGTCAATCGGCTTATCTAGCGCGTTACCGATGCTAGAAAACCTTGGCGTCACCGTTCTAGACGAACATCCATACCGCATTGAAATCACCGATCATGAAATCATTTCTATCAGTGATTACGGCTTAGAGATTGCCAATACAGATGCTAAAGATGCGCTACAACATAACCCATCGACTCGCGCAGCTTTCCAAGAACTATTTGATAAAGTATTCCACAAAGTTTGCGAAAACGATGGCTTTAACCGCTTAACGTTATTAGCAGGATTAAACTGGCGCCAGATTAGTGTTGTACGTGCATACGCTAAATACTTGCGCCAGGCCGGCATGACATTTAGCCAACAATATGTGGAACAATGTCTAGCGCACTATCCAAATATTGTTCGTAAATTGGTGAGTTTGTTTGAGTTCCGTTTATCTCCAACTGAGAATAATGAAACCTTAGCGACGAATACCGAAGCAGATATTCGCCAAGCGTTAAATGAAGTCGCCAATATTGACGAAGATCGTATCTTAAACGGCTTCCTCACGCTTATTTTGGCAACAAGAAGAACCAACTTCTGGCAAACCAATGCTGCGGGCGATTTCAAACCTTATCTGTCATTCAAACTAGAAAGCAGCAAGATACCTTTCTTGCCAGATCCAAAACCACTATTTGAAATTTGGGTTTATAGCCCAAGAGTGGAAGGCGTTCATTTACGCGGAGCCAAAGTAGCACGCGGCGGACTACGTTGGTCTGATCGTATGGAAGACTTCCGTACCGAAGTACTTGGCCTAGTCAAAGCGCAGATGGTAAAAAATGCGGTGATTGTGCCAATGGGCTCAAAAGGTGGCTTTGTATGTAAATACTTGCCGCCAATTTCCGACCGCGAAGCGTGGCTTGCAGAAGGCATTGCTTGCTACAAAACCTTTATTTCTGGCCTGCTAGATATTACGGATAACATTGTTGCCGGCAACATTGTTCCTCCAGCCAATGTTCATCGCCTAGACCCAGATGATCCTTATTTAGTAGTTGCAGCAGATAAAGGAACAGCAACCTTCTCAGACATTGCTAATAGTATTTCTGCGGAATATGGATTCTGGCTAGGGGATGCATTTGCTTCGGGTGGCTCTGCAGGTTATGACCACAAAGGCATGGGCATTACCGCAAAAGGCGCTTGGGAATCGGTCAAACGTCACTTCCGCCACATTGGTCTCAACACCCAAACCACTGACTTCACCGTCATCGGTATCGGTGATATGTCTGGAGACGTATTTGGTAACGGCATGCTGCTTTCAAGACATATTCGTCTAATTGCGGCATTCGACCATCGCCATATCTTCCTTGATCCAAATCCAAATGCAGAATCTACTTTTGTCGAGCGTGAACGCTTATTTAAGCTACCTCGCTCATCATGGGAAGACTACAACAAAGAATTGATCTCTAAAGGTGGTGGCATTCACCCTCGCAATGCGAAATCAATCACCCTTACCCCTGAAGTAAAAGAATGGTTAGGCGTCACGGCCGATCAATTAACGCCAAATGAATTAATCCATTTAATTCTAAAAGCGCCAGCCGATCTACTCTACAACGGTGGTATTGGCACATACGTGAAAGCGTCTACACAATCGCATGCAGAAGCGAGCGATAGAGCATCCGATGCAATCCGTGTAAACGGCAATGATTTGCGCGTAAAAGTCTTGGCTGAAGGCGGAAACTTAGGTTGTACACAATTAGGTCGTATCGAGTTCGCGCTGAATGGCGGTCGCATTTGTACTGATGCAATTGACAACTCAGCAGGCGTCGATTGCTCAGATCATGAAGTAAACATCAAGATTCTGCTTGGCCAAATTGTTGCCAATGGAGACATGACACTAAAACAGCGTAACGTTTTATTGGCAGAAATGACCGATGAAGTTGGCCACCTAGTATTAGCAAACAATTACCTACAAACTCAGGTGATTGCGGTTGGTCAGCAAATTGCACCTTCTATGCTAAATACGCATGCACGCTTTATTCAGCATCTAGAAAATACAGGCCAGATGAACCGTCGCCTTGAATTCTTGCCTGATGAAGCGAAATTCAACGAACGTCGTCAAGCCAAGCGCGGCTTAACACCACCAGAAGTTGCCGTACTAGTTGCTTATAGCAAGATTGAACTTTACCAGCAGTTACTAGAAAGCGACTTACCTGATCAAGGCGACTTTGGTAGTTTGCTAGTGGAATACTTCCCACAGCCACTCCAGTCTCGCTTTAAAGAGGAAATGGGGAAACACGTACTGCGCCGCGAAATTATCTCAAATCAGTTAGCAAACGAGATCGTTAACCGCATGGGCAGCACATTTGTCTTCCGCCTCCAAGAGGAAAGCGCCGTTTCAACCGCGGATATCGTACGTGCGTGGCGCGCGGCAAGTGAAATCTATGGTGCACGTACCTTATGGCAATCCATTGAAGGCTTAGACAACCAAGTGTCCGCCCAAGTGCAAGCGGATATGATGCTCCAAGTCAGAACCTTGATCGAGCGTGCAACCCGTTGGTTATTGCGTAATCGTCGTCCAATTACGCCTGTAAATGACATCATTGCAGCTTACCAAGCTAATGTTAGCTTGCTACTAGGTAAAATCAGTCAACTAGTACCCGCAGCGGAGTATCCAAACATCGCCAAACGTGAACAACAATTGGTGGAGGCAATGGTTCCTGCCGATCTTGCCGGTGCAATTGCACGGATGGATGAACTCGTAGCGCTTTTTGATGTGATCGAACTAAGCGAGCAAAATGGCATGGGATTAGACGAAGTAGCCATCAACTACTTTGCCCTAGGACGTGCGCTACAGCTCGACTGGTTGCGCCAAGTGATTACGAGACTGCCGCGCGATAACCGCTGGCAATCTCTTGCTCGTACCGCACTTCGTGATGACCTATACCGTCAACACCGTGCTCTGCTTGGTCGCGCGTTAAGTGAAACTCAAGAAGTAACCGAGCAACCTCAAGTGAGCGCTTGGCTACAGAAAAACGAGAGAGCCGTTAGCATTTGTCAGCAAATGTTCGGAGAGTTGCAATCATATGACCAGCTAGACTTAGCAATGCTGTCTGCAGGGATGCGTGAATTGCATAATCACCTAATGGTATAA
- a CDS encoding DEAD/DEAH box helicase, whose product MTDQLDTAGSTVLFSDFNLHARLLRALSEAGYEEPTPIQAAALPVLINGADVMASASTGTGKTAAFLLPILQKINEEPRKQGYFGPRALVLVPTRELAAQVADAATQYGKFIPRFNVVTIVGGMPYPVQNRLLSRPVEVLIATPGRLLDHLSRGRLDLSGMEFFVLDEADRMLDMGFIDDVEAIAAATPADRQTALFSATLDGAVGTLAGKLLNKPERIQIAPAQAKQGKIDQRLHYADDLSHKGKLLAHLLDDASMQQAIIFTATKLDADDLADHLIEQGMSAAALHGDMPQRERNRTLARLKNGHVRVLVATDVAARGIDVDGITHVINYDLPKNAEDYVHRIGRTGRAGRSGTAVSLVSPRERGLLSRIERFIGNRIAAAIVPGLEPTVKPQRSAGPRGNGSRGNGPRGNGPRGGNGGRHAGGQGQGDRRQGGWSRDRSTGQVQQPALFSHTQRQQQDGFGGGRPSGDRPHRGDREQRQFDREPRQFDGAAPRRFNEGGGFDRERGQSNGNGGDFNRPARKPRQAGERNFREDGGNRRREGGFNQAAAGGRRRFED is encoded by the coding sequence ATGACGGATCAATTGGATACCGCCGGTTCTACCGTTTTATTCTCTGATTTTAATCTACACGCACGTCTTTTGCGTGCTTTGTCTGAAGCTGGCTATGAAGAGCCAACTCCAATTCAAGCAGCTGCACTACCAGTGTTAATTAATGGTGCAGATGTAATGGCATCTGCTTCTACTGGTACAGGTAAGACTGCTGCTTTCTTACTGCCAATTTTACAGAAAATCAATGAAGAGCCTCGCAAACAAGGTTACTTCGGTCCACGTGCTTTGGTTTTGGTGCCAACGCGTGAACTAGCTGCGCAAGTTGCTGATGCAGCTACTCAATATGGCAAGTTTATTCCACGTTTCAATGTTGTAACGATTGTTGGTGGTATGCCATACCCAGTGCAGAACCGTCTGCTTTCTCGTCCAGTTGAAGTGTTGATTGCAACACCAGGACGGTTGTTAGATCACCTTTCACGTGGTCGTCTAGATTTGTCTGGCATGGAATTCTTTGTGCTTGATGAAGCTGACCGTATGCTAGATATGGGCTTTATTGATGATGTTGAGGCGATTGCTGCTGCGACGCCTGCTGATCGTCAAACGGCTCTGTTCTCTGCAACCTTGGACGGTGCTGTAGGTACCTTAGCTGGTAAATTACTGAATAAACCAGAGCGTATTCAAATTGCTCCTGCGCAAGCCAAGCAAGGCAAAATTGATCAGCGCTTGCACTACGCTGATGATTTAAGCCATAAAGGTAAATTGTTGGCTCACTTGCTAGATGATGCATCTATGCAGCAAGCGATTATCTTTACGGCAACTAAACTAGACGCAGATGATTTGGCTGATCACTTGATCGAGCAAGGTATGTCGGCTGCTGCATTGCACGGTGATATGCCTCAGCGTGAACGTAACCGTACGTTGGCTCGTTTGAAAAATGGTCATGTACGTGTGTTGGTGGCGACTGACGTTGCTGCTCGTGGTATTGACGTGGATGGTATTACCCACGTCATTAACTATGACCTACCAAAAAATGCAGAAGACTATGTTCACCGTATTGGCCGTACTGGTCGTGCTGGCCGCAGTGGTACCGCTGTCTCTTTGGTATCTCCACGTGAACGTGGTTTGCTAAGCCGCATTGAGCGTTTCATTGGTAACCGTATTGCAGCTGCTATTGTTCCTGGTCTAGAGCCAACAGTGAAACCACAGCGTTCTGCTGGCCCACGTGGCAATGGCTCTCGTGGTAACGGCCCACGTGGTAATGGTCCTCGTGGTGGAAATGGTGGCCGTCATGCTGGTGGTCAAGGTCAGGGCGATCGTCGTCAGGGCGGATGGTCTCGTGACCGTTCTACCGGACAAGTTCAACAGCCTGCTTTGTTTAGCCATACCCAACGTCAACAACAAGATGGTTTCGGTGGTGGTCGCCCAAGTGGTGATCGTCCACATCGCGGTGACCGTGAGCAACGTCAGTTTGATCGTGAACCACGTCAATTTGATGGTGCAGCGCCACGCCGTTTTAACGAAGGTGGTGGTTTTGATCGTGAACGCGGTCAAAGCAATGGAAATGGTGGCGATTTTAATCGTCCAGCACGTAAGCCACGTCAAGCTGGTGAGCGTAACTTCCGCGAAGATGGAGGTAACCGTCGTCGTGAAGGTGGCTTCAACCAAGCTGCTGCTGGTGGTCGTCGTCGCTTCGAAGACTAA